The genomic stretch GCATGGAACCAATGATGTCTTATGAATGTATGGAACAAGAAAATATTTAGTGAATGTTTACCGATAAGTGCAAAGACATTTTTAATCAGTGGAATATCTGTGATAAATTCATAGCAATAATAAACCACATATGCAGGAATCAGACCATCACGAATTTCAAAAATATAGTTTGCATACTTACCGTCAGTCTTGATTCTAATAATATACAGAACAACTAAACCGGCTGTTAAAACAACAAACTTAATTATTTTGCTTAGTACCTTGTTGTTAGTAATTGTAAAGGACTTTAGTCTTGCAAGCCAGTTGTTCTGTGCAGCTAAAACACCCAGTAATGTAGGTAACATAAATCTAAATAGATTTGATGTTTGACCTAAATGTAAAGGTACTGTTACATAAATAAGTCTTGGAATAATCACTAGAAAAGCAATTGATGCAAAAGCATTGAACTTCTTGCAAAGCTTAACCATAAACGGAACAAAAAGAATAATCAGAATTGCCAGTGACATATACCACCAAGTACCGTTTAGGCTGGTAGTACCAACAAGCTTTGCAAGTCCTAAGAAGTCAATAAATATATTTAATATACCTCTGACTCCACCGTTAGCGAAATAATCCATTGTGAAGCTTGGTGCAATTATTGCACATAAAATTTCTGACAAAACAAAAATGAACCAAAAGCCCCACATTAGGTTTAATAACTTATTGCTGATAAAATGTGAATACTGTCTGGAGTTTAGCAGTGAATTGTTGTCATATTTTCTCAGAGAAAGTGTAAGTCCATATGCACTTAAAAAAGCAAACATACCAACACAAATCTTTAGAAAATTACAGAAAATAACTACTGAACTTTGACTAAACGGAAAGAAACTGAAGGACATTCCTTTAAAAACAGACTCTACCCTAAAATTGTGATGAAACATTAGCATAGTGATGGCAATACCTCTGATAACTAATGTATCATTTTTTGAAAATGTTTTCATTCAATGTTACCCCTTATTTTCATTAATGTTCTTTTCTATTAAAATTTTAGCTATTCTTCTTTCCTCAACTTGAAGAACAGTTAATTTTAAATCCCCTTCATACACAACAGGATGTTCACCCTCTGTTGGGATTTTTCCTGTATGCTCAAGAATAAATCCGGCAATAGTATCACAATCTGTTTCCGGAAATTCATAATCAA from Ruminococcus bovis encodes the following:
- a CDS encoding acyltransferase family protein, giving the protein MKTFSKNDTLVIRGIAITMLMFHHNFRVESVFKGMSFSFFPFSQSSVVIFCNFLKICVGMFAFLSAYGLTLSLRKYDNNSLLNSRQYSHFISNKLLNLMWGFWFIFVLSEILCAIIAPSFTMDYFANGGVRGILNIFIDFLGLAKLVGTTSLNGTWWYMSLAILIILFVPFMVKLCKKFNAFASIAFLVIIPRLIYVTVPLHLGQTSNLFRFMLPTLLGVLAAQNNWLARLKSFTITNNKVLSKIIKFVVLTAGLVVLYIIRIKTDGKYANYIFEIRDGLIPAYVVYYCYEFITDIPLIKNVFALIGKHSLNIFLFHTFIRHHWFHAYTYSFKHFVLIALVLLAESLVISIVLEFIKKITHYNNLCSVIRNKMNKRFYSDVQMNTSK